One window of the Benincasa hispida cultivar B227 chromosome 3, ASM972705v1, whole genome shotgun sequence genome contains the following:
- the LOC120074510 gene encoding E3 ubiquitin-protein ligase RHA2B-like, translating into MGALSEFFSHLHTMTAVFFTLLLLEFVILIRTIFGLRPNADKRVVTTAQFLKLIEEKNPTIRFSNKLTSSIADQCAVCLSEFEEGEKVRKLQCNHTFHKDCLDNWLKLCFATCPLCRSKVLPDDIVAGYHRLRDRVEYDGSDEELIFLLSALHGVELIFMYLLQS; encoded by the exons ATGGGAGCTCTCTCCGAGTTCTTCTCCCACCTCCACACAATGACCGCAGTCTTCTTCACCCTTTTACTTCTCGAATTCGTTATTCTCATTCGTACCATCTTCGGCTTGAGACCTAACGCCGACAAGCGCGTAGTCACGACGGCGCAGTTTTTGAAACTCATCGAGGAGAAGAATCCCACGATTCGATTCTCCAATAAGCTCACCTCCAGTATTGCCGATCAGTGTGCCGTTTGCCTCTCTGAATTTGAGGAAGGGGAGAAGGTACGGAAATTGCAATGTAACCACACTTTTCACAAGGATTGCCTCGATAATTGGTTGAAACTCTGTTTCGCTACCTGTCCGCTTTGCCGGAGTAAGGTTTTGCCGGACGATATTGTCGCCGGCTACCACAGGCTGCGAGACCGTGTGGAGTACGACGGCAGTGACGAGGAGCTCATCTTTTTGTTATCGGCATTACATG GTGTTGAACTCATTTTCATGTATCTCCTTCAATcataa
- the LOC120073972 gene encoding uncharacterized protein LOC120073972: MADIAILVAEEYERRMKNPTQVQEKQELQDLASGVSISATATSIRMKKMMEMAKQNSQISEFKWVFEPKSQIGRAASTGFFSA, translated from the coding sequence ATGGCGGATATTGCAATTCTTGTAGCAGAGGAATACGAGAGAAGGATGAAGAATCCAACGCAAGTTCAGGAGAAGCAAGAGCTTCAAGATTTGGCTTCTGGGGTTTCTATCTCTGCAACTGCTACTTCGAttaggatgaagaagatgatggaaATGGCAAAACAGAATTCACAGATTTCGGAATTCAAATGGGTTTTTGAACCCAAATCTCAAATTGGGCGAGCTGCTTCCACCGGATTCTTCTCGGCTTGA
- the LOC120074641 gene encoding uncharacterized protein LOC120074641 produces MAGQPSDSSPLIPPAPISDPSEIDLEAGQGEQIQCRICLETDGRDFIAPCKCKGTSKYVHRECLDHWRAVKEGFAFAHCTTCKAPYHLRVHAVADRKWRTLKFRFFVTRDIIFIFLAVQLVIASLGYLTYFVDGCQHYWLRLTWDFDSKISFYYICGALLFFALLGLSGCFITCYDRRVRSDLAQPCRELCLCCCHPGLCADCHLPGTLCMWTDCTTCFESCGSIATECGCLGGAGEAGLPLLFIMALVVLGLFTVIGIFYSVLVATMVGQRIWQRHYHILAKRMLTKEYVVEDVDGEMTGSDWLPPPLPAEHVQQLKTLGLL; encoded by the exons ATGGCGGGTCAACCGTCAGATTCTTCCCCTCTTATTCCTCCGGCGCCGATCAGCGACCCCAGTGAGATCGACCTCGAAGCCGGCCAAGGGGAACAAATTCAGTGTAGAATTTGCCTCGAGACCGATG GTAGGGATTTTATTGCTCCTTGCAAATGCAAAGGGACATCAAAGTATGTTCATAGAGAATGTCTGGATCATTGGCGAGCCGTGAAG GAAGGGTTTGCTTTTGCTCACTGTACCACATGTAAGGCCCCTTACCATTTGAGAGTACATGCCGTTGCTGACAGGAAATGGCGAACCCTGAAATTTCGATTTTTTGTGACTAGagacattatatttatatttttggcGGTTCAGCTT GTAATTGCTTCTCTGGGATATTTGACATATTTTGTAGATGGTTGTCAACATTACTGGCTTCGTCTTACTTGGGATTTTGATagcaaaattagtttttattacATATGCG GagctttattattttttgcatTGCTCGGCTTATCTGGATGCTTCATCACTTGTTATGATCGGAGAGTTAGAAGTGATTTGGCTCAACCATGTAGAGAATTGTGTCTATGTTGTTGCCACCCTGG ACTTTGCGCCGACTGCCATTTACCTGGTACTCTTTGTATGTGGACTGACTGTACCACTTGCTTCGAAAGTTGTGGAAGCATAGCAACTGAATGTGGATGCCTAGGAGGTGCTGGTGAAGCAGGATTGccattattatttataatgGCCTTAGTTGTTCTTGGTTTGTTCACAGTGATTGGTATATTCTACAGTGTCTTGGTGGCTACCATGGTTGGACAACGAATATGGCAACGACACTATCACATACTCGCAAAAAGAATGCTAACAAAG GAATATGTTGTGGAAGATGTTGATGGGGAGATGACAGGATCTGACTGGTTACCTCCACCACTTCCAGCAGAGCACGTTCAACAACTGAAAACTCTTGGCCTTTTATGA
- the LOC120073154 gene encoding nucleolin, with the protein MEIANGSVGVTLGDGSLACASHGLAALLASALVNTQRLAQDPLGAFLINPGMKGDSPTQCPSSTPLDAEEDGDDDDDGDGDGDLSEGEGEEDLSSEDGDDYTNNLNENNKSNSKKNPEGGAGGAEENGEEEDEFDGEEDQDDDGDDDDDNDDGDDDDEDDDGDEDDDGGEDEDEVADEEEDEEEEDEDEDEEALQPPKKRKK; encoded by the exons ATGGAGATAGCAAATGGTTCAGTAGGTGTCACGCTCGGTGATGGCTCACTGGCATGCGCCAGTCATGGTTTAGCTGCTTTACTGGCTTCGGCTCTGGTCAACACCCAGCGCCTGGCTCAG GATCCCCTTGGGGCATTTCTGATCAATCCTGGAATGAAAGGAGATAGTCCCACCCAGTGCCCATCATCCACACCACTTGATGCTGAAGAAGATGGCGACGACGACGACGATGGAGATGGAGATGGCGACTTAAGTGAAGGCGAAGGTGAAGAGGATTTATCATCTGAAGATGGAGATGACTACACCAACAACCtcaatgaaaataataaaagtaattCAAAGAAGAATCCGGAGGGTGGAGCTGGTGGGGCAGAAGAAAACGGAGAGGAGGAAGATGAGTTTGATGGGGAGGAGGATCAAGATGATGATGGCGATGACGATGATGATAACGATGATGGTGATGACGACGATGAGGATGATGATGGTGATGAGGATGATGATGGTGGAGAGGACGAAGATGAAGTAGCagatgaggaagaagatgaggaagaaGAGGATGAGGACGAAGACGAGGAAGCACTCCAGCCTCccaagaagaggaagaagtaa